One stretch of Aquimarina sp. Aq107 DNA includes these proteins:
- a CDS encoding proprotein convertase P-domain-containing protein: MDQKKTLIPAKDSNEEIRDGRYSKDNRSSKGKIIIGKGSTGDDILAKAQKSNTTRVPGFDPEIVFDTTEQNSQPTDPSLAVGPNHVLAVFNTGYRIFDKDGNPLTGNLSSNNIFTAANVCCDLTISYDNAADRWVMSILFFDGSVEVAVSQGPDPINDAWSVYSFAGIDDYQKVSVWSDGYYMTANVNSGSADTQNSVFALERDAMLAGAASAQIIGFPLPGIATDGFYAPQAFNISDDNLPATGNAPIVYMQDDAFNGITEDHIKIWTINVDFTTPANSAISQPTELTTTPFIGAFDGGSFANLTQPGGQDIDALQNTIMNQAQFRKFPTHNSALFNFVVDTDGGAGEIAGVRWFELRQSGDGQPWTIYQEGTYTSPDGKNAWNASLIMDDNGNIGMGYTGMGGTTDTFVSSYYTGRFANDPLGTMTIDETLIAAGGGNIPGSERYGDYSKIDLDPSNGEKFWFVTEYVNTAGNRANVAGVFQIAPSNTNDVGVVSIDIPQEGSFTNAEDITIEIRNFGSAPVSNFDVTYQVDGGTIITETFTGTIESSNIATYTFTQTADLSTEGQTYTITASTNLTNDELDTNDQVSIVVNHLAQNDIGIIAIPTPISSDGLGAETVTITIENFGTQEQSNFDVSYSVDGGTAVIETVTGPIAADSTVDYTFTQTADLSQSGSYEIVATTVLSNDANTSNDSFTATVENFTCNSENNTTPVAISENGTPTITSEIEITESVIISDINISLNIEHTWNDDLTITLTAPDNTTIVELTSGNGGDTDNYTNTVFDDQAANPITGGTGPFTGTFQPEGSLAEFNGLSTQGIWTLTIADGANFDGGQLLDWSIEFCEVEDITLGVNENLDPNSELKIIYRENNQFEIRFDSDSVTDQLEMDIFNLSGQRLLNYRLNKINNIGYAYDLDMSYASAGIYLVRIKDQQNKSKIKRFIVR, translated from the coding sequence TTGGATCAAAAAAAAACACTTATCCCAGCTAAAGACTCAAATGAAGAAATTAGAGATGGTAGATATTCCAAGGATAATAGATCTTCTAAAGGTAAAATTATTATTGGTAAAGGATCTACAGGAGATGACATCTTAGCCAAAGCACAAAAATCAAACACAACACGTGTTCCCGGATTTGATCCTGAGATTGTTTTTGATACCACAGAACAAAATAGTCAACCTACGGACCCATCTCTAGCAGTTGGGCCTAACCATGTACTTGCTGTATTTAATACTGGTTACAGAATTTTTGATAAAGATGGTAACCCACTTACAGGCAACTTGTCCTCTAATAATATTTTTACCGCAGCTAATGTTTGTTGTGACCTTACTATATCCTATGACAATGCAGCTGATCGATGGGTTATGTCTATACTATTTTTTGATGGATCAGTAGAAGTTGCTGTATCTCAAGGACCAGATCCGATTAATGACGCTTGGTCTGTATATTCATTCGCAGGTATTGATGATTACCAAAAAGTATCTGTATGGTCGGATGGTTATTATATGACTGCTAACGTAAACTCAGGTTCTGCAGATACTCAAAATTCAGTTTTTGCTTTAGAAAGAGATGCAATGTTAGCAGGAGCAGCTAGTGCACAGATTATTGGTTTCCCTTTACCAGGAATAGCTACTGATGGTTTTTACGCTCCTCAAGCTTTCAATATTAGTGATGATAACTTACCTGCAACTGGAAATGCACCAATCGTATATATGCAGGACGATGCTTTTAATGGAATTACAGAAGATCATATCAAAATATGGACTATTAATGTAGATTTTACGACTCCTGCCAATTCTGCCATTTCTCAACCCACAGAATTAACTACTACACCTTTCATTGGAGCTTTTGATGGAGGCTCCTTTGCAAACCTTACTCAGCCTGGAGGACAAGATATCGATGCTTTACAAAATACAATCATGAATCAAGCACAGTTTCGAAAATTCCCTACTCACAACTCGGCCTTATTCAATTTTGTTGTTGATACAGATGGTGGAGCTGGAGAAATCGCTGGAGTACGATGGTTCGAATTAAGACAATCTGGTGATGGTCAACCTTGGACCATTTATCAAGAAGGAACTTATACTTCTCCAGATGGAAAAAATGCTTGGAATGCTAGTTTGATTATGGATGATAATGGAAATATAGGAATGGGGTACACTGGTATGGGTGGTACTACCGACACCTTTGTCAGCTCATATTACACCGGAAGATTTGCAAATGATCCCTTAGGGACGATGACCATAGATGAAACATTAATTGCAGCTGGTGGTGGAAACATACCTGGTTCCGAAAGATATGGGGATTACAGTAAAATTGACCTAGATCCATCTAATGGAGAAAAGTTCTGGTTTGTTACGGAATATGTAAATACCGCTGGTAATAGAGCTAATGTTGCAGGTGTTTTTCAGATTGCTCCTAGCAATACAAATGATGTTGGTGTAGTTTCAATTGATATACCTCAGGAAGGAAGTTTCACTAACGCAGAAGATATCACTATTGAAATTCGTAATTTCGGAAGTGCTCCAGTTTCTAATTTCGATGTAACCTATCAAGTGGATGGTGGCACTATAATAACTGAAACATTTACTGGTACTATTGAATCTTCTAATATCGCTACTTATACATTTACGCAAACAGCAGATTTATCTACTGAAGGCCAGACTTACACTATCACTGCATCTACGAATTTAACGAATGATGAATTAGATACAAATGATCAAGTTTCTATTGTAGTTAATCACTTAGCGCAAAACGATATAGGAATTATCGCTATACCAACACCTATATCCAGTGATGGATTGGGAGCAGAAACAGTAACAATAACTATTGAGAATTTTGGTACGCAAGAACAATCGAATTTTGATGTTTCTTATAGTGTTGATGGAGGAACAGCAGTTATAGAAACAGTAACAGGTCCAATTGCAGCGGACAGCACAGTAGATTATACTTTCACACAAACGGCAGATCTATCACAATCAGGGTCTTATGAAATAGTTGCCACTACGGTATTATCAAATGATGCTAACACAAGTAATGATAGTTTTACTGCCACAGTAGAAAATTTTACCTGTAACTCGGAAAACAATACAACTCCTGTTGCGATAAGTGAAAATGGTACTCCTACGATAACTTCTGAAATAGAAATCACGGAGAGTGTTATAATTTCTGATATAAATATATCACTTAACATAGAACATACTTGGAATGACGATCTTACTATTACATTAACAGCACCAGATAACACGACTATAGTTGAATTAACAAGTGGTAATGGAGGTGATACTGATAATTATACCAATACCGTATTTGATGATCAAGCTGCTAATCCAATTACAGGTGGGACAGGTCCATTTACAGGAACCTTTCAACCAGAAGGAAGCCTTGCCGAGTTTAACGGATTATCTACTCAAGGAATCTGGACACTTACCATTGCAGATGGTGCAAATTTTGATGGTGGACAACTATTAGATTGGTCTATTGAATTTTGTGAGGTTGAAGATATTACACTTGGGGTTAACGAAAACCTAGATCCAAATTCTGAATTAAAAATCATTTATAGAGAAAATAATCAGTTTGAAATACGATTTGATTCTGACTCTGTTACTGATCAATTAGAAATGGATATTTTTAATCTAAGTGGTCAAAGACTACTGAATTATAGACTAAATAAAATAAACAACATCGGTTATGCATATGACCTTGATATGTCTTATGCTTCTGCTGGTATATATTTGGTAAGAATTAAAGACCAACAAAACAAATCTAAAATAAAAAGATTTATAGTTAGATAA
- a CDS encoding glycine--tRNA ligase, producing MANQEDKFKKVIAHAKEYGYIFGSSEIYDGLSAVYDYGQNGAELKKNIREYWWKSMVYMHQNIVGLDAAIFMHPTTWKASGHVDAFNDPLIDNKDSKKRYRADVLLEDYAEKQYQKAQKEINKAKKRFGDSFDEEQYVTTNPRVVKYLSEQQRVLKRMAKSLESEDLADVKALIEELGIADPETGSKNWTDVRQFNLMFGTKLGASAESATDLFLRPETAQGIFVNFLNVQKTGRMKIPFGIAQTGKAFRNEIVARQFIFRMREFEQMEMQFFVRPGEEMKWYEYWKETRLNWHLSLGLGKENYRFHDHDKLAHYANAAADIEFNFPFGFKELEGIHSRTDFDLKAHEEFSGKKLQFFDPELKESYVPYVVETSVGLDRMFLAVFSTALQDEQLEDGSSRVVLKLPAVVAPVKAAILPLVKKDGLPEVAEQIVKDLKWKFNVAYDEKDAIGRRYRRQDAAGTPICITIDHDTLNDQTVTIRDRDTMEQKRVPISELKSIISEKVDAENWLK from the coding sequence ATGGCAAATCAAGAAGATAAATTTAAAAAAGTTATAGCCCACGCTAAGGAGTATGGGTATATTTTCGGTTCTAGTGAGATCTATGATGGATTGAGTGCGGTATATGATTATGGACAGAATGGAGCAGAACTTAAAAAAAATATTAGAGAATATTGGTGGAAAAGTATGGTGTATATGCACCAGAATATTGTAGGTTTAGATGCAGCCATATTTATGCATCCTACAACATGGAAAGCATCAGGACACGTAGATGCATTCAATGATCCATTAATAGATAATAAAGATTCTAAAAAAAGATATAGAGCTGATGTATTGTTAGAAGATTATGCAGAAAAACAATATCAAAAGGCTCAAAAAGAGATAAATAAAGCTAAAAAGCGATTTGGAGACTCTTTTGACGAAGAACAATATGTTACAACGAATCCAAGAGTTGTAAAATATCTTTCGGAACAACAAAGAGTGTTAAAACGTATGGCGAAATCTTTAGAAAGCGAAGATTTAGCTGACGTAAAAGCATTGATAGAAGAGTTAGGTATTGCAGATCCCGAAACAGGATCTAAGAATTGGACAGATGTTAGACAATTTAATTTAATGTTTGGAACAAAACTAGGAGCATCTGCAGAATCTGCTACGGATTTATTTTTAAGACCTGAGACTGCTCAAGGTATTTTTGTGAATTTTTTGAATGTTCAGAAAACTGGTAGAATGAAGATTCCTTTTGGAATTGCACAAACAGGTAAAGCATTTAGAAACGAAATAGTAGCACGACAGTTTATCTTTAGAATGCGTGAGTTTGAACAAATGGAAATGCAGTTTTTTGTGCGTCCGGGAGAAGAAATGAAATGGTATGAGTACTGGAAAGAAACACGTTTAAACTGGCACTTATCATTAGGGTTAGGAAAAGAAAATTATCGTTTTCATGATCATGATAAATTAGCGCATTATGCAAATGCAGCGGCTGATATAGAATTTAATTTTCCATTTGGGTTTAAAGAATTAGAAGGTATTCATTCCAGAACTGATTTTGATCTAAAAGCACACGAGGAATTCTCTGGTAAAAAATTACAGTTTTTTGATCCTGAATTAAAAGAGAGCTATGTGCCATACGTGGTAGAGACTTCTGTAGGATTAGATAGAATGTTCTTGGCTGTGTTTTCTACCGCTTTGCAAGATGAACAACTAGAAGATGGATCTAGTAGAGTAGTATTAAAATTACCTGCTGTTGTTGCACCTGTAAAGGCTGCAATTTTACCACTAGTTAAAAAAGATGGTCTACCAGAGGTTGCAGAGCAAATTGTAAAAGATCTTAAGTGGAAATTTAATGTTGCTTACGATGAAAAAGATGCGATAGGACGACGTTATAGAAGGCAAGATGCTGCAGGAACTCCAATATGTATTACTATAGATCACGATACCTTAAATGATCAGACAGTAACTATAAGAGATAGAGATACTATGGAACAGAAACGCGTTCCAATTTCAGAACTTAAGTCTATTATTTCTGAAAAAGTAGATGCAGAAAACTGGTTGAAATAA
- a CDS encoding GEVED domain-containing protein, with protein MLLKRIIFFSFLFFCVVGFSQKKKTAKATLVTSSNYMKEVEPLIGKKLIPEIPREGEVNPKRTDANKIVPGKGLPKGLDALIVNQKSARNTRSNRTPSLVFETNSSTTSPSDPTGAIGPNHYISAKNSAFAIHDRNGNVLVPSTSLANIFPGESLGDPIVFYDNFADRFVITQFSDTPNGFLVAVCRGSDPVNDGWYTYRFNTGSFPDYTKFSIWSDGYYITANKDQGQQMTSEVVYVIDREQMLAGVDTAQMVGFPLPGARIGGFYSPASFNAIGSTLPPVGDARIIYFQDDDWQGVNEDALKLWTINVDWINPQQSTISEAEELTVSNGNITSFDSTFDGGSFANLPQPGSDGQNIDVLQGTVMFATNYRRFCDYNSVVLNFPVDIDSRQDSDNISGIRWYELRQNGDNQPWSVYQEGTYTSPDGKSAWCASMAMDIFGNIGMGYTTMGTIDNGANQNSFASIRYTGRLADDPLGTMTFAEETIAIGTDVDRTTRNRYGDYAQMTVDPLDDQTFWHIAEYFENSGNNARNIVGVFKIAENIPNDVGVVSIDAPEDATFTTSEVITVTIKNFGTTAQSNIPVSYSINGGSTVDEIFTGSIAAGQTASFTFSTMADLTVGNSSFISAETNQVGDVTPENDCTTKEVSNLFLNDVGVVSLVSPVSGGGLSSTETVTVLIRNYGGSPQSNIPVFYALDGGTPVNEVFSGTIAVGESAEYTFTVTADLSEFSNYSFEIGTALTTDEDALNDVITREVVHQLCSPTSDCSRFGDGLSSFELSNISNQNIECGDGYEDFTSMIINLDKSIGVYALTVQAGFAEGDAEQLSLWIDFDDDTVFEDEELVISNQVISEENVNQTFLFSLNNDAPLGTHLLRVRAGDTNTNNGSDLNDPCGSMQFGTTHDYTVEIGENTNPNSDLVVISQPNNQFLITMSDANADDILRLSIFTITGKTVASNLVEKDANSRFTYLLDMSYASTGIYFVRLGGGKTGKSAKFSVN; from the coding sequence ATGCTATTGAAAAGGATCATTTTCTTTTCTTTTTTATTTTTTTGCGTAGTTGGTTTTTCTCAAAAGAAAAAGACCGCTAAGGCAACTTTGGTTACTTCTTCTAATTATATGAAAGAAGTAGAGCCTTTGATCGGTAAAAAGCTAATTCCAGAGATACCAAGAGAAGGAGAAGTAAATCCTAAGAGAACGGATGCAAATAAAATTGTTCCGGGTAAAGGACTTCCAAAAGGACTAGATGCGCTAATAGTAAACCAAAAAAGTGCGCGTAACACTAGAAGTAATAGAACACCTTCACTAGTTTTTGAAACCAATTCTAGTACGACTTCGCCATCAGATCCTACGGGGGCAATCGGCCCTAATCACTATATAAGTGCTAAAAATTCTGCTTTTGCTATTCACGATAGAAATGGAAATGTGTTAGTTCCTTCTACTTCGTTAGCAAATATTTTTCCGGGAGAATCACTCGGAGACCCAATAGTATTTTACGATAATTTTGCCGATAGATTTGTTATTACTCAGTTTAGTGATACACCTAATGGTTTTTTGGTTGCAGTCTGTAGAGGATCAGATCCAGTAAATGATGGTTGGTATACTTATCGTTTTAATACCGGTAGCTTTCCTGATTACACGAAATTTTCAATTTGGTCTGATGGATATTATATAACAGCTAATAAAGATCAAGGTCAGCAAATGACAAGTGAAGTAGTATATGTTATAGATAGAGAACAAATGCTTGCTGGAGTTGATACGGCACAAATGGTTGGATTTCCTCTTCCAGGAGCAAGAATAGGTGGTTTTTATAGTCCGGCGTCATTCAATGCCATAGGAAGCACACTTCCTCCAGTTGGAGATGCTAGAATTATTTATTTTCAGGATGATGATTGGCAAGGAGTAAATGAAGATGCATTAAAGTTATGGACTATTAATGTGGATTGGATTAATCCACAACAATCTACAATCTCAGAGGCCGAAGAGTTAACCGTAAGTAATGGTAATATCACTTCTTTTGATTCTACATTTGATGGAGGTTCCTTTGCAAATCTTCCACAACCAGGATCAGATGGTCAAAATATTGATGTATTACAGGGAACTGTAATGTTTGCTACTAATTATAGAAGATTTTGTGATTATAATTCAGTAGTATTAAATTTTCCAGTAGATATTGATAGTCGTCAGGATTCAGATAATATATCTGGGATTAGATGGTATGAACTTCGCCAGAATGGCGATAATCAACCATGGTCTGTTTACCAAGAAGGAACTTATACTTCTCCAGATGGTAAAAGTGCTTGGTGTGCGAGTATGGCGATGGATATTTTTGGGAATATCGGGATGGGATATACGACTATGGGTACTATCGATAATGGAGCAAACCAAAATAGTTTTGCCTCTATTAGGTATACTGGTCGATTGGCAGATGATCCTTTGGGAACGATGACTTTTGCCGAAGAAACAATCGCCATAGGTACCGATGTAGATAGAACCACAAGAAATCGTTATGGAGATTATGCACAGATGACAGTGGATCCATTAGATGATCAAACTTTTTGGCATATTGCAGAGTATTTTGAGAATTCAGGAAACAATGCAAGAAACATTGTAGGAGTTTTTAAAATTGCAGAAAACATACCAAATGATGTTGGAGTTGTGAGTATTGATGCTCCAGAAGATGCTACTTTTACCACATCTGAAGTTATTACAGTTACAATTAAAAATTTTGGGACAACGGCACAAAGTAATATTCCAGTAAGCTATTCGATTAATGGAGGAAGTACAGTGGATGAAATTTTTACAGGATCTATTGCAGCAGGACAAACTGCATCATTTACATTTAGTACTATGGCGGATTTAACAGTAGGAAATAGTTCTTTTATTTCAGCAGAAACGAATCAAGTAGGAGATGTAACTCCAGAAAACGATTGTACAACTAAAGAAGTCTCTAATTTATTTTTGAATGATGTTGGAGTTGTAAGTTTGGTTTCTCCAGTGTCAGGAGGAGGTCTTTCTTCTACAGAAACTGTTACGGTTTTAATAAGAAATTATGGAGGTTCTCCGCAATCTAATATTCCTGTTTTTTATGCACTTGATGGAGGGACTCCAGTTAATGAGGTTTTCTCAGGAACTATTGCGGTAGGAGAATCAGCAGAATATACATTTACAGTTACCGCTGATTTGTCAGAATTTTCAAATTATTCATTTGAGATTGGTACTGCTTTAACTACAGATGAGGATGCTCTTAATGATGTCATTACAAGAGAAGTTGTCCATCAGCTATGCTCACCAACATCGGATTGCTCACGATTTGGAGATGGTTTGTCTTCTTTCGAGCTTTCTAACATATCAAACCAGAATATTGAATGTGGAGATGGTTATGAGGATTTTACCAGTATGATAATTAATCTTGATAAGTCTATCGGAGTATACGCGCTTACTGTTCAAGCAGGTTTTGCAGAAGGTGATGCGGAACAATTGTCATTATGGATAGATTTTGATGATGATACAGTTTTTGAAGATGAAGAATTGGTTATTAGTAATCAGGTGATTTCTGAAGAAAACGTAAATCAGACTTTTCTTTTTTCATTAAATAATGATGCGCCATTAGGCACCCATTTATTAAGAGTTAGAGCTGGAGATACGAATACAAATAACGGATCCGATCTTAATGACCCTTGCGGATCCATGCAATTTGGTACAACTCACGATTATACTGTAGAAATAGGAGAGAATACAAACCCTAATTCAGATCTTGTAGTAATTAGTCAGCCAAATAATCAATTTTTGATTACGATGAGCGATGCTAATGCGGATGATATCCTTAGGCTCAGTATTTTTACAATTACAGGAAAAACCGTAGCCTCTAATTTAGTAGAAAAAGATGCTAATAGCAGATTTACATATTTATTGGATATGTCATATGCTAGCACCGGTATTTACTTTGTTAGATTAGGAGGTGGTAAAACTGGAAAATCTGCTAAGTTTTCTGTAAACTAA
- a CDS encoding cytochrome c oxidase assembly factor Coa1 family protein produces MTDYIDKKSWWHKNRSWFLGLLALISGFVLTLLVLLGKPIGDFTKAMVDPSIYDNAFDMVQDDERVIALLGEVQPISVFELLEGEVRYAEEGKAIITVGIKGSKQKGKMDVVANKRNDGWQYQTIRIRTKKPKKTIEVLDSE; encoded by the coding sequence ATGACTGATTATATAGATAAAAAAAGTTGGTGGCATAAGAATAGAAGTTGGTTTTTAGGGCTTTTAGCATTGATTAGTGGATTTGTCCTGACCTTATTGGTGCTTTTAGGGAAACCAATAGGTGATTTTACTAAAGCTATGGTAGATCCATCTATATATGATAATGCTTTTGATATGGTACAAGACGACGAACGTGTTATTGCACTCTTGGGAGAAGTACAGCCAATTAGTGTTTTTGAGCTTCTGGAAGGAGAAGTTCGATATGCCGAAGAAGGTAAAGCCATTATAACGGTTGGGATAAAAGGATCTAAGCAAAAAGGAAAAATGGATGTCGTAGCAAATAAAAGAAATGATGGTTGGCAATACCAAACGATAAGAATACGAACTAAAAAACCAAAGAAGACTATTGAGGTATTGGATAGCGAATAA